The DNA region GCGCTGCCCACCACATAGATGGCCCATCCCGTCCATCCCGCGTCCACCGCGTCGTACGAGGTCGTCCAATCACCGATGGTGCCCGGAGAAAAGACTTCCAAGACGAAAGCGACGGGCACGCTGACAAGAAACGAGACGATGGTCAAACAGAGGCCGTCGAGGAGGAACGCGAGCAGTCGAACAGCCGGCCCGGCGTACGGGCGCTCCTCAGCCTCTGATTCGTCTCGATCGAAGACGGGCGTGGGTTCCGTCGTCATGGCAATGCGTCCTTTGCTCAGCTGTCACGGCTGAGCAAAGGATGGCCCACTGCGGCGTACGGGTCTTCAGTAGCGCGCTACGTAACTCGTGACGACGCCTACGGCGCTACTTGAGCCACTTCCACGGCTTGTCCCAATGACCTGGCGGGACACCGACCCAATGTGCGATGTGACCGGGCGGAACGCCCACGATGTGGCCAACGTGGCCAGGCGGCGGCGGTGGCGGTGGGTGCGGTCCCCACCCGTGCGGGCCCGCACCGGCCTGGCCGGCGCCGAACCCCAGGGCAGTTGCCCCGAGACCTGCGAAGATCGCGGTGGTGGCGAAATACTTCTTCACCTGCATCGTGCACTCCTTTGCCTGGATGGATGCGTCGTTCAGGTTTCTACCCAAGGTATATCGCATCGGAGGCAGCAGACATTTCACCCGTGACGAAGACGCAGGTCAGACGGTGACGACCTCGTAGCCGCCGAGCTGGTTCATCAGCACGTGCAGCTGGTCCTGGGACGAACCGAGAGTGTGCTCGATCGCGGTCAGCCGCGCCGCGTAGTGCCCGACGGGGTATTCGGCGGTCACGCCGATGCCGCCGTGCAATTGGATCGCTTCTTCGCTGATGTGCTTGCCGGAACGGCCGATCTGTAGCTTGGCCCGCGCGGCGATGGTCGGATCGAGGTTGCCGTCGGCGATCGACATCGCCGCGTAGAGCGTCATGCTGCGCGCGAGTTCGAGCGAGACGTACATGTCGGCGGCGCGCTGGGTGAGGGTCTGGAACTTGCTCAGGGTTACGCCGAACTGCTTGCGCTGGGTGAGGTACTCGGTTGTCAGCCGCAGCGCCTCCTCCATCGCGCCGAGCGCTTCGGCGCACAGCGCCGAGGAGATCCGTACCAGCGTGCGCTCGATTGCCTCCGACGCGTCGCCGCCCTCGCCCAACGGTTCGGCGGCCACCTTGTCGAGGTCGATCTGCGCGCCGCGTTGACCGTCGAAGGTCCGGTACGGCTGCCTGTTCACCGCCGACGCGTCGACGACGAACAGTCCGCTTCCGCCGTCGGGCAGCGCTGCACTGACCACCAGGGTGTCTGCGCAGTCACCGGCCAGCACCGGGTTCTTCTGTCCGCTGAGAACCCACGAATCACCCTCGCGCGCCGCGGTTGTCGTGACCGCGCCATTGGGTAGCCGCATCCCGGGCTCGAGGTGGGCGAATGCGAGCAGCCGCTCGCCAGCGGCGACCTCGTCGAGCAGCGCGCGCTGTTCGACGGTGCCTGCTTCGGCGATCAGCGTGCCCGGGCCGAGCGCGGCGTGCACGACGGGCTCCGGTGCCAGACGTCGGCCGATCTCGGTTGCCACCACCTGCAGTTCGATCTGACCGCCCGAATCCTCGTCCAATCCCAGCCCGAGGATGCCGATTTCGGCGAGTTGACGCCACACGTCGCGGCTCCACCCGAGGTCGGTGTCGATGACCTTGAGCCTGGTTTCGGTGTCGTAGGTCCGCGACAGCACATCGCGGGTGGTGTCGCGGAGCAGAACCTGCTCTTCGCTCAGCTGAAAGTCCATGGCTTAGCTCACAATCCGAGGATGGTCGAGGCGATGATGGTGCGCTGCACCTCGTTGCTGCCGCCGTAGATGGATGTCTTGCGGTAGTTGAGGTATCGAGGGGCGCTGCGCTGCGCCCACTGGGGGGACACGATGCCGTCGCCGGCGTCGAACGGCAGGATGTCGGGCCCGGCGACTTCCACGAGCAGTTCGGTGGCCAGCTGCTGCAATTGGCTACCGCGCAGCTTCAGCACCGACGAGGCCGGGTTCGGCTTACCGCCCTTCGACCCGGAAGCGACCCGCATCTGGGTCAATTCCAATGCCAGGACGTCGTTTTCGGCTTCGGCGAGCCGCGCCGCGAACAGCGGATCGTCGAGCAGGCCGCTCTCTTTCGCGCGCTCTTTGACCTCGGAGAGCCGGAGCTTGGTGCGGCCGACCTGGGCGATGCCGTTGCGTTCGTTGCCCAGTAGGAACTTCGCGTAGGACCAGCCCTGGTTCTCCTCGCCGACGAGCTGGTCGGCGGGCACCCGGACGTCTTCGAAGAACACCTCGTTGACCTCGTAGCTGCCGTCGACCAGTTTGATCGGTCGCAGTGTGATGCCCGGGGTGTTCATGTCGATGAGCAGGAAGGAGATCCCCGCCTGCTTCTTCGGCGCGTCGGGGTCGGTGCGGACCAGGCAGAAGATCCAGTCGGCGAACTGGCCGAGTGTCGTCCACGTTTTCTGGCCGTTGACCACGTAGCTGTCCCCGTCGCGCAGTGCGGTGGTGCGCAGCGACGCGAGGTCCGAACCGGCCTCGGGTTCGGAGAAGCCCTGGCACCACCAGATGTCCAGCGCGGCGGTGGGCGGCAGGAAGCGTTCCTTGATCTCCTGGGATCCGAACTCGGCGATCACCGGGCCGACCATGTTGGCGTTGAACGTCAGTGGCTCGGGCACGCTGGCCAGTTGCATCTCGTCGAGCCAGATCTGCTGCTGGGTGGGCGTCCAGTCCTGGCCGCCCCATTCGGCCGGCCAGTTGGGTACCGCGAGCCCGTTGTCGTTGAGGATCTTGTGGGTGGTGACGATGTCCTCACGACTGACCTCCGCGCCGATGCGGGAGCGCTCGCGGATGTCGGCGGGGATCTTCGTCCGGTAGAAGCTGCGAAGCTCGTCGCGGAACGCGGCTTCCTCGGGTGTCAGTGCCAGTTGCATTCCGGCCTCCTGGGTCCATCGTCGGATCTCCATGCAGACTAACCACTTGGTTGGGCGCTGAGTGTGACGGGCGGCTTACGGGCGCCCGCGCACCGCGGCCCGCACTCAATTGCGCAGTGTGAACCCCGCGTCGAGCGGCCACGAAGTGCCGGTGATGAACCTGCCCTCCTCGGAGACCAGCCACGCCACGGCGGTCGCGATGTCGTCGGGTTCGACGAGCGCGATCGGCAGGGCGTTCTGCTGGGCCATCAGCCACGGATCGCCGGCCGCGGCCAGGGTCATCGTCGCGTCGTTGATGATCATGTCGGTGTTCACCCCGCTGGGGTGGATGGTGTTGACGCGGATCGAGTGGGGTGCGAGGTTGCTGGCCCATCCCTGCATGAGGGCCACCAGCGCGCGCTTGGATGCCGCGTAGGCCTGTAGTCCCGCCCGGTCGGTGTCGGAGGCCTTGAGCCCCTGGGTGGAGCTGGTCAGCACGATCGAGCCGCCACGGCCGCCGGCGATGAGGGCGGGTATCGCGGCATCGACGGTGTTCCAGGCCCCGATGAGGTTGACCTCGACGATCTCGCGGAAGTCCCGACGTCGCCGGTCACTGTCGGTGACGCGGATGACGCCGGCGTTCGCGACGACGATGTCGATCCGGCCGAACGCTTCGAGCCCGTCCGAAACGACGGCGTCCACCGCGTCGGCGTCGCGCACGTCGGCCTGCCGGGCGAGGATCCGGCGGCCCTGGGCCTCGACCAGCCTCACGGTTTCGTCCAGATCGTCGGCGGTCGCTCCCGGGTAGTCGGTGAAGTCGAACTCCGAGCAGACGTCGAGGGCGATGATGTCTGCGCCTTGGCCGGCCAGTCGGACCGCATGCGCGCGGCCCATGCCGCGTGCGGCACCGGTGATGAAGGCGACGTGGCCGTCGAGTGTCGTCACGGTCAACCTCCGGTACTTTCGCTCCTCGCGTCCGCGGGCGGAAAGTTGACGTTCTTGGTGACCGCTTCCCATTCGTCGATCGAGGCAGAGAACGCGGCCAGCTTGTCGCGCACCGCATACAACACGTCGCGGCCGAGCAGCAGTCGCAAGGGTGGTTCGTCGAGCTTCGTCACCATCAGCACCGCTTCGGCGACTTTGCGGGGGTCACCCGGTAGATGGTTGGCGAATTCCTTGATCAGCGTCTTGCGGGATCCGACGTTGTCGTCGTAATCGCCGATGGGGGTGGCGGATTCCCACATCGACCGCGCGGCCCAGTCGGTCCGGAACGCGCCGGGTTCGATCGCGGAGACCTTGATGCCGAATGGTTTGACCTCCTGGGCCAGCGCTTCGGTCAGCGCCTCGAGCGCGAACTTCGTCGACGAGTAGTACGCGTTGGGCGGGTTGGCGACCAGTCCGGTCATCGACGAGATGTTGACGATGTGCCCCGAGCCGCGGGCACGCATCCCGGGAAGGATTGCCTTGATGGTGTCGACGACGCCGAAGTAGTTGGTGTCGAACAGTTTACGTACCTGCTCGTCCTCGCCTTCCTCGATGGCCGACAGGTAGCCGTTGCCCGCGTTGTTGACCAGGATGTCGGTGCCGCCGAACGCCTCGTCTGCGGCCCGGACCGCGGCACCGATCTGATCCTTGTCGGTGACATCGAGTGCGACGGTCACCGCACGGTCGCCGAACTCGTCGGCGAAATCGGCCACCGACTCGGTGCGACGTGCGGTCACCACCACCGAATGTCCCTCTTCCAATGCGGCGCGCGCGATTTCGCGTCCGATGCCGGTGGAACATCCGGTGATCAGCCAGCGTGCCATGTCAGTTGGTCCCTTCGGGTAGCCGACGCAGATAGGCGGTGCGCCGGTCGGCCAACTCGGTGGCCCGCTCCTGCGCCGATATTCGCCGTAGCGCAGGGACCTCGGCGTCCAGGTCGTCGAGGTTGATCACCCGCCCGCGAGCGCCGAGGTCCTCCTTCGGCCCGTCGCCGCCGAACTCGGCCATCCGCAGGGTCAGGATCCCCTCGGTGAGTCCGTCGGAGTCGATCCAGTTCACCACTCCGGGATCGGTGGGCGAGATGACGTAGGTGTAGGTGCCGTCCTCGTTCGGTACCGACTGGGCCTTGTTGAGGCTTCCGGTGCGGTCGACGATGTCGAGTGTGGTGCCCCAGATGTTGCTCAGCGGGACGGTGAAGTACTCGGCGCCGCCGTCGCTCACGTCGACCACAAACGCTTCCCCGGGGTTCAGGTCGAAGCGCCCCATGACGTACACCTGGTTGCGCATCGCGCCGACCTTGTCGGCGGACCACGCGAGGTTGAAGTTGTTGGGCGCCATCTTGTAGACGCCGTGGCTGAGCTTGCCGGTGAAGTTCGCGAAGTACGCCATCATCTCCACCGTCGCGTCGGCCTGCTCGTCGAGCGTGCGCGCCGGCACCGAGGGCATCCCGCCGAGACGCTGCACCGCAAGGTGATTCGGATCATCACGGTCCCAGTTGAGCAGCACGTCACGGATGTAGAACTCGTGAGCGGCCGGCGTGGTCTGCACATGGTTGGGCCGACCACCGGCAGGGTCGGCGTCGACGGTGATCGTGAAGGATCCGTCGGCGCCGACGTCCATCGTGCGGCCGTTGAGCACGGCGACGGTGCCCATGTTGGCGTCCCACAGGGTGAAGTAGTTCTCCGTCATCCGGTTCGCGCCGACGCGCCCGGTGATCTCGTAGCGCTCGTCACCGGAGATCGGAATGACCCGGTACACGCTGTCGGGATTGTCGATGCCCCAACGTGATCCGGGCACCGCGCGGCCGGCGACGGGGTGCCCGATCCGGGTGATGCAGCTGACTTTCGGCCGCAGCTTGTCCTGATTGGACGACCACACCGCCGCGGAGAACATCACCTCGGCGAAGGCGGCGTCGAAGCGTTCCCGCATCGCCTCTGATGCTTTCGCGCGACCCAGCCAGGTGTCGGCCACACTGCGATACGCCGCTTTCACCGTCGGGTGGCTGGTGAGTTCCAGTGCGGCAAGCTCCTGCTCGTGTTGTGAGTCGGTCGCTACCGGATCACCGGTGAACTGGGTCATCTTGTCCTCCTCGAACAGGGCGGAATAGAGAGTTGTAGGCCGAGAACCGCTCGGCGATCTGGTCGTCGCTCAACCCGAAGTCGGCCGCACAGTAGGGCGTCCGCGCGGGCTCGCGCGGACGCTGCGCCAGCCAGCGCCGCATCGCCGATTCGGCCTCGGAGGTCAACGGCACGTCGATCGCGTCGTACACCCGGGCCACCTGGCCGATCGGGTCGGCGACGGCATCGGCGAACTCGATGTCGGTGCACCGGACGCGCTCGTCGTCCCAGCCCCGCCGGGTGGTCATCGCGCGGTCGTTGGTCCAGCCCATCCGGGCCAGCCACTCGGCCCCGACGCGGTGGCGGTCGACCTCGTCGGCGTGCATGGCGTGCAGGGTGGCGTTCAGGCCGGCGCCGGACGGAATCGTCTCCCGCGGGTCACGGTGCATGTGCACGAGGTGCAGATCGGGAAACCGGGCACGAAGGGTGTCGAGGTACCCCAGGTGTGCAGGGGATTTCAGCACCCACCGCTGCGCAGTGCGACCCTGCCTTCGCTTCTGCCACTGCACGAACTGCAGCATCCGGTGCAGGTAGGCGTACGCCGGTGCGAAGTCCTGTCCGTCGATCCACGACCGGTAGTCCGG from Mycobacterium sp. DL includes:
- a CDS encoding sulfotransferase, whose protein sequence is MARAQQKENLSDWGPLPFEEPLQVLVDSYRRADLNDIGVHILRSGLVHSLRMRLRAQEWIRRHPEITEEVIAAPIVVVGMMRSGTTLLQRLLAADNRFHCCYGWEVVEVAPRLDYDWAAAQDPRIAISEKREATSRELAPELFAIHPMYAREPEEEIVFLSDAFLSHVPESGAHVPDYRSWIDGQDFAPAYAYLHRMLQFVQWQKRRQGRTAQRWVLKSPAHLGYLDTLRARFPDLHLVHMHRDPRETIPSGAGLNATLHAMHADEVDRHRVGAEWLARMGWTNDRAMTTRRGWDDERVRCTDIEFADAVADPIGQVARVYDAIDVPLTSEAESAMRRWLAQRPREPARTPYCAADFGLSDDQIAERFSAYNSLFRPVRGGQDDPVHR
- a CDS encoding mycofactocin-coupled SDR family oxidoreductase, which codes for MTTLDGHVAFITGAARGMGRAHAVRLAGQGADIIALDVCSEFDFTDYPGATADDLDETVRLVEAQGRRILARQADVRDADAVDAVVSDGLEAFGRIDIVVANAGVIRVTDSDRRRRDFREIVEVNLIGAWNTVDAAIPALIAGGRGGSIVLTSSTQGLKASDTDRAGLQAYAASKRALVALMQGWASNLAPHSIRVNTIHPSGVNTDMIINDATMTLAAAGDPWLMAQQNALPIALVEPDDIATAVAWLVSEEGRFITGTSWPLDAGFTLRN
- a CDS encoding oxidoreductase; the encoded protein is MARWLITGCSTGIGREIARAALEEGHSVVVTARRTESVADFADEFGDRAVTVALDVTDKDQIGAAVRAADEAFGGTDILVNNAGNGYLSAIEEGEDEQVRKLFDTNYFGVVDTIKAILPGMRARGSGHIVNISSMTGLVANPPNAYYSSTKFALEALTEALAQEVKPFGIKVSAIEPGAFRTDWAARSMWESATPIGDYDDNVGSRKTLIKEFANHLPGDPRKVAEAVLMVTKLDEPPLRLLLGRDVLYAVRDKLAAFSASIDEWEAVTKNVNFPPADARSESTGG
- a CDS encoding acyl-CoA dehydrogenase family protein, whose translation is MDFQLSEEQVLLRDTTRDVLSRTYDTETRLKVIDTDLGWSRDVWRQLAEIGILGLGLDEDSGGQIELQVVATEIGRRLAPEPVVHAALGPGTLIAEAGTVEQRALLDEVAAGERLLAFAHLEPGMRLPNGAVTTTAAREGDSWVLSGQKNPVLAGDCADTLVVSAALPDGGSGLFVVDASAVNRQPYRTFDGQRGAQIDLDKVAAEPLGEGGDASEAIERTLVRISSALCAEALGAMEEALRLTTEYLTQRKQFGVTLSKFQTLTQRAADMYVSLELARSMTLYAAMSIADGNLDPTIAARAKLQIGRSGKHISEEAIQLHGGIGVTAEYPVGHYAARLTAIEHTLGSSQDQLHVLMNQLGGYEVVTV
- a CDS encoding acyl-CoA dehydrogenase family protein, with translation MQLALTPEEAAFRDELRSFYRTKIPADIRERSRIGAEVSREDIVTTHKILNDNGLAVPNWPAEWGGQDWTPTQQQIWLDEMQLASVPEPLTFNANMVGPVIAEFGSQEIKERFLPPTAALDIWWCQGFSEPEAGSDLASLRTTALRDGDSYVVNGQKTWTTLGQFADWIFCLVRTDPDAPKKQAGISFLLIDMNTPGITLRPIKLVDGSYEVNEVFFEDVRVPADQLVGEENQGWSYAKFLLGNERNGIAQVGRTKLRLSEVKERAKESGLLDDPLFAARLAEAENDVLALELTQMRVASGSKGGKPNPASSVLKLRGSQLQQLATELLVEVAGPDILPFDAGDGIVSPQWAQRSAPRYLNYRKTSIYGGSNEVQRTIIASTILGL